In Aegilops tauschii subsp. strangulata cultivar AL8/78 chromosome 3, Aet v6.0, whole genome shotgun sequence, one genomic interval encodes:
- the LOC109764727 gene encoding disease resistance protein RGA4 — protein sequence MEAAIVGALLKATLPSLFKLIGDRCKQLEPDVRFIQSELEFMQAAFGDSRWRGAEISNLRRTWILQLRRLAHEIQDCIDSFQIHKTSATQFAHEIADLKKRIQDSSEGLHRYIGQGEPSNGKVAPNPMANDAEEDLLAFVQNQSEMNAKVICAIGFGGQNTDLARRVYEKDEVCRQFGQRAWVTAVDRTFDDVLTEILRQLEGRPGLGMIILSWLLSILCFFRGLLLKVFGTEMPVASWSSASSGIDYQLRSLLSKERYLIVIHDVTKEEVYNKICAFPWANRVGGRIIVTTDIQSVARPCICGNDPPLLAPDSITSRLVLVGEVGTGMFYKETCSALCDAAVARMQCFVGSDYERIVVEDMLLYFSMFPFHHHVRRNPLIRRWLAEGLLVHAIQKVPENVYRFPQDVAAEHLDILIGQNIVKSIKKSNNGKVKRCQPPGMVFNHICARAVIDNFNTLLCGPCQNETIQEAYVRRFSLHPYMAAANGGLNVPDVHCLHTMVVFPTAGAQYGAILNFDNHKLLRVLDLKECADVTANHVLKICDLLLLKYLSLGSSIKEVPSEIRRLQQLETLDMSTSAVVTVSSNVLKLPKLKHLLGKFRLSRVDCPDENPSMMKKGAKKVKKVLKLKDEFSKLKDFLRDNSVLETLAGIVIGNGMGFPQLLSDMGKLRKVKMWCDSMTNESTDLTGLKEGIKAFTSHRIRTPNVDYSLSVDFSGSSQSFLDCLEDPGMLTSLKLRGNLTHFRPVAAKLVSLQELCLSWTNLSGAAIQTGLSNLRCQLKFLKLVENNLVGLAIQDKDAFVSLERICLVGMQSLEEIIIQDLRKLVSLHLLCPTLGALPGVQIRKLQSLNEVGLHSQVEGDIKRGWEDAAISHKRKLSIVSIGIQ from the exons ATGGAGGCCGCCATAGTGGGCGCCTTGCTGAAGGCGACCCTGCCGAGCCTGTTTAAGCTGATAGGCGACAGATGCAAGCAGCTGGAGCCTGATGTTCGATTCATTCAAAGTGAGCTCGAGTTCATGCAAGCTGCTTTCGGAGATTCTCGCTGGAGAGGCGCCGAAATCAGCAACTTGCGGAGAACCTGGATCTTGCAACTCAGAAGGTTGGCGCATGAGATCCAAGACTGCATCGACAGCTTCCAGATCCACAAAACCTCCGCCACACAGTTTGCCCACGAGATCGCTGACCTCAAGAAGAGGATACAAGATTCATCCGAGGGGCTACACCGTTATATCGGCCAGGGGGAGCCGAGCAACGGAAAAGTTGCTCCAAATCCGATGGCGAATGATGCAGAGGAAGATCTTCTTGCCTTCGTACAGAACCAATCGGAGATGAACGCTAAGGTCATCTGCGCTATTGGCTTCGGTGGCCAGAATACCGATCTTGCGAGGCGAGTCTACGAGAAGGATGAAGTCTGCCGGCAGTTTGGTCAACGGGCTTGGGTTACTGCGGTGGACAGAACCTTCGATGATGTTCTGACGGAGATACTCAGGCAACTCGAGGGGCGCCCTGGGCTGGGCATGATCATCCTCAGCTGGCTCCTTTCCATCTTGTGTTTTTTCCGTGGATTGCTTCTGAAGGTTTTTGGCACCGAGATGCCCGTCGCATCCTGGTCCAGCGCCAGCTCCGGCATCGATTATCAGCTCAGATCACTGCTAAGCAAAGAAAG GTATTTGATTGTGATTCATGATGTCACGAAAGAAGAGGTGTACAATAAAATATGTGCCTTCCCTTGGGCCAACAGAGTGGGCGGCAGAATCATCGTGACGACGGACATCCAGTCAGTAGCGAGACCCTGCATCTGTGGTAACGACCCACCACTGCTTGCTCCAGATAGCATCACATCTCGCCTGGTTTTGGTTGGAGAGGTGGGCACTGGGATGTTTTACAAAGAGACCTGCTCTGCACTTTGTGACGCAGCTGTAGCAAGAATGCAATGTTTTGTTGGCAGTGACTATGAGAGGATTGTTGTTGAGGACATGCTGCTATATTTCAGCATGTTCCCATTTCATCATCATGTTCGGAGGAATCCTCTAATAAGGCGATGGCTGGCTGAAGGACTACTTGTCCATGCCATACAGAAGGTGCCTGAGAATGTGTACCGTTTTCCACAGGATGTGGCGGCCGAGCATTTGGACATTCTCATCGGCCAAAATATTGTCAAGTCCATTAAGAAGAGCAACAATGGAAAGGTGAAGAGATGCCAACCTCCAGGTATGGTGTTCAACCACATTTGCGCCAGGGCTGTGATAGATAATTTCAACACCTTGCTGTGTGGTCCATGTCAGAATGAGACCATCCAAGAAGCATATGTTCGCCGGTTTTCTCTCCATCCTTACATGGCTGCTGCAAACGGCGGACTCAATGTGCCAGATGTACATTGTCTCCATACTATGGTGGTCTTTCCAACTGCGGGTGCCCAATATGGAGCTATCTTGAATTTTGACAATCATAAGCTGCTGCGGGTGTTGGATCTTAAAGAGTGCGCTGATGTGACTGCAAATCACGTCTTAAAAATATGTGATCTGTTGCTGCTGAAATATCTGAGCCTCGGGAGCAGTATTAAAGAAGTTCCGAGTGAAATAAGGCGGCTGCAGCAGTTAGAGACACTCGATATGAGTACAAGTGCGGTAGTGACGGTGTCCTCAAATGTACTCAAGTTGCCCAAATTGAAGCACCTCCTTGGCAAGTTTCGGCTATCTAGAGTGGACTGCCCAGATGAAAATCCAAGCATGATGAAGAAGGGCGCAAAGAAGGTAAAGAAGGTGTTGAAGCTCAAGGATGAATTCTCAAAGCTGAAGGACTTCTTGAGGGACAACAGTGTCCTGGAGACTCTAGCAGGAATTGTCATTGGCAACGGCATGGGATTTCCACAACTGTTGAGTGATATGGGGAAGCTGAGGAAGGTGAAGATGTGGTGTGATTCCATGACAAATGAGTCTACAGACTTGACTGGTCTTAAGGAAGGCATCAAGGCATTCACCAGTCACCGAATCCGTACGCCCAACGTTGATTACTCACTCTCTGTTGACTTCAGCGGGTCTTCACAATCCTTCCTGGATTGCCTGGAAGATCCTGGCATGCTTACATCACTCAAACTGCGAGGCAATCTGACACACTTCCGTCCAGTTGCTGCAAAGCTGGTTAGTCTACAGGAGCTGTGCCTCTCGTGGACTAATCTTAGCGGAGCTGCAATCCAAACTGGTCTCAGTAATTTGAGATGCCAACTGAAATTTCTGAAGCTGGTTGAGAACAATCTTGTGGGGCTTGCCATACAAGACAAGGATGCATTCGTAAGCCTGGAACGGATATGTCTCGTGGGCATGCAAAGTCTTGaggaaataattattcaagatcTGAGGAAGCTTGTTTCACTCCACTTGCTCTGTCCAACTCTAGGTGCTCTTCCCGGCGTCCAGATCCGAAAGCTCCAAAGTCTCAATGAAGTCGGACTCCATTCTCAAGTTGAGGGTGACATCAAACGTGGATGGGAAGATGCTGCGATAAGCCATAAGCGCAAGCTCAGTATTGTGTCCATTGGAATACAGTAA